A region from the Aliarcobacter thereius LMG 24486 genome encodes:
- a CDS encoding Fur family transcriptional regulator, with the protein MALNKVFGNIFPMNNLENKKFFSNIKLTNARKSILDLLLDSKRPLSYEDIKNDIVMDKATFYRNITFFEEHKLINSFESNDKKRYFEIKDKEHLHFICDICSNIECIFEKPNFSLKNYKIENIILKGQCKDCNKNG; encoded by the coding sequence GTGGCACTTAATAAAGTTTTTGGTAATATTTTCCCTATGAATAATTTAGAAAATAAAAAATTCTTTTCAAATATAAAGCTTACAAATGCTAGGAAAAGTATCTTAGACCTTTTATTAGATTCGAAAAGACCTCTGTCTTATGAAGATATTAAAAATGACATAGTAATGGATAAAGCTACTTTTTATAGAAATATTACATTTTTTGAAGAGCATAAACTTATTAACTCTTTTGAATCAAACGATAAAAAAAGATATTTTGAAATAAAAGATAAAGAACATCTTCATTTTATTTGTGATATTTGTTCAAATATAGAGTGTATATTTGAAAAACCAAATTTTTCTCTAAAAAATTATAAAATTGAAAATATTATCCTAAAAGGACAATGTAAGGACTGTAACAAAAATGGCTAA
- a CDS encoding metal ABC transporter solute-binding protein, Zn/Mn family — MRKILLISIFFVVTLFAQKDIISVTILPQKYFVEKIVKDKFNINVMVSPGSSPHNFEPKPSTMKALFSSKIYFMINEPSEKAWIEKFKTNAKNTLFVDTTKEIEKIAMMEHSHNEDEDEDEDDHHHSHHEHGEDGLDPHVWLDPISVKSQVKTIFETMVKIDEKNSKFYKENYEEFIKELDLLDNEIKEILKPYKDMAFMVFHPSWGYFSKRYEIEQISIEIEGKEPKPNDMIKLIEEAKLHKIKIVFVSPQFSQKNAKTISKSIGANVISIDPLSDDWHNNMLLVAKEIAKSYK; from the coding sequence ATGAGAAAGATATTGCTTATAAGTATATTTTTTGTAGTAACATTATTTGCACAAAAAGATATAATTTCTGTGACAATCCTACCGCAAAAATATTTTGTTGAGAAAATAGTAAAAGATAAGTTTAATATAAATGTAATGGTTTCTCCTGGAAGTTCTCCTCATAATTTTGAACCAAAACCATCGACTATGAAAGCTCTTTTTTCTTCAAAAATATATTTTATGATTAATGAACCAAGTGAGAAAGCTTGGATAGAAAAATTTAAAACAAATGCAAAAAATACACTTTTTGTTGATACAACAAAAGAGATAGAAAAAATTGCTATGATGGAACACTCTCATAATGAAGATGAAGATGAAGATGAAGATGATCATCATCACTCACATCATGAACATGGAGAAGATGGATTAGATCCACATGTTTGGCTTGACCCAATATCAGTAAAATCTCAAGTAAAAACTATTTTTGAAACAATGGTAAAAATAGATGAAAAAAATAGTAAGTTTTATAAAGAAAATTATGAAGAGTTTATAAAAGAGTTAGATTTATTAGATAATGAGATAAAAGAGATTCTAAAACCATATAAAGATATGGCATTTATGGTATTTCATCCATCTTGGGGATATTTTTCTAAAAGATATGAAATAGAGCAGATATCTATTGAAATTGAAGGAAAAGAGCCAAAACCAAATGATATGATAAAGTTAATAGAAGAAGCAAAATTACATAAGATAAAAATAGTATTTGTTTCTCCACAATTCTCACAAAAAAATGCAAAAACAATATCAAAAAGTATTGGTGCAAATGTTATTTCTATTGATCCTTTAAGTGATGATTGGCACAATAATATGCTACTTGTTGCAAAAGAGATAGCAAAAAGTTATAAATGA
- a CDS encoding HoxN/HupN/NixA family nickel/cobalt transporter yields the protein MIRLILFLVLSQSFIFGCSLCAVLTPKTYVTTKIEADDKNIKSVDIKWEFVKEFSEELMKIYDLNLDNNFDEKELALIEDSLISYLVSKDFLTTISYSNDSKNSIPFRVESYKMSFTNNTLFFDYRVILDLEIYDKNSLNLRIFDDENYFFFIFEDKNQEINIPYEVSKTTKINEVNYKISASNLSSQKFNIVVNSKKEEKQSLEDIWIENNQKVEDKERFDNKVKRVEKQEISFTEKFTNSMKKYLVDIENGDKFALFFLILASFLYGLFHALGPGHGKALAFSYFSTQKSTYLEAFTISFLTAFIHIIGALIIVVFSILILNTLMSNFLENSITYITAFSALIIMLLAIFILYRKITKKSCVCGTCGSNEELKCSQFSIKPQNMNFVKATINKPIRFQKRSKKQDLVFVLTAGIIPCPGTVLLFVYAFYLKTYFAVILASISVSFGMALVIFLSSFLGVSLHKLSSNSKKLVNSLEILAPIFMFMLALLMLLGVLI from the coding sequence ATGATTAGATTAATACTTTTTTTAGTTTTAAGCCAAAGTTTTATCTTTGGCTGCTCTTTATGTGCAGTTCTAACACCAAAAACATATGTAACAACAAAAATTGAAGCAGATGATAAAAATATAAAATCTGTTGATATAAAATGGGAATTTGTAAAAGAGTTTTCAGAAGAACTTATGAAAATTTATGATTTAAATTTAGATAATAATTTTGATGAAAAAGAGTTAGCTCTTATAGAAGACTCTTTAATCTCTTATTTAGTTTCAAAAGATTTCTTAACAACAATATCTTATAGCAATGATTCAAAAAATAGTATTCCTTTTCGTGTAGAAAGTTATAAAATGAGCTTTACAAACAATACTTTATTTTTTGATTATAGAGTTATTTTAGATTTAGAAATATATGATAAAAACAGTCTAAATCTTAGAATATTTGATGATGAGAACTACTTTTTCTTTATATTTGAAGATAAAAATCAAGAGATAAATATACCTTATGAAGTAAGTAAAACAACAAAAATAAATGAAGTAAACTACAAAATATCTGCTTCAAATTTATCAAGCCAAAAGTTTAATATTGTTGTAAATAGCAAAAAAGAAGAAAAACAGAGTTTAGAAGATATTTGGATAGAGAATAATCAAAAAGTAGAAGATAAAGAGAGATTTGATAATAAAGTAAAAAGAGTAGAAAAACAAGAGATAAGTTTTACAGAAAAATTTACAAATAGTATGAAAAAATATCTTGTAGATATTGAAAATGGAGATAAATTTGCTCTATTTTTTCTTATTTTAGCATCTTTTTTATATGGATTATTTCATGCTTTAGGACCAGGTCATGGAAAAGCTTTGGCATTTTCATATTTTTCAACACAAAAAAGTACATATCTTGAAGCATTTACAATATCTTTTTTAACAGCTTTTATACATATTATAGGAGCATTGATAATAGTTGTTTTTTCAATACTTATTTTAAATACACTTATGAGTAATTTCTTAGAAAATTCAATTACCTATATTACAGCTTTTAGTGCACTTATAATTATGCTTTTAGCAATTTTTATTTTATATAGAAAAATTACCAAAAAATCTTGTGTTTGTGGAACTTGTGGAAGTAATGAAGAGTTAAAGTGTTCACAATTTAGTATAAAACCACAAAATATGAATTTTGTAAAAGCTACAATAAATAAGCCAATAAGATTTCAAAAAAGAAGTAAAAAACAAGATTTGGTATTTGTTTTAACAGCTGGAATTATACCTTGTCCTGGAACAGTTTTACTTTTTGTTTATGCTTTTTATTTAAAGACTTATTTTGCTGTGATTTTGGCAAGTATTAGTGTAAGTTTTGGTATGGCTTTGGTGATATTCTTATCATCATTTTTAGGAGTAAGTTTACATAAACTATCTTCAAATTCAAAAAAACTTGTAAATAGTTTAGAAATCCTTGCTCCAATTTTTATGTTTATGTTAGCTTTATTAATGCTTTTGGGTGTTTTGATTTAG
- a CDS encoding GNAT family N-acetyltransferase, with protein sequence MIKQANKNNIENISTLIHDAIHDIAITLTGENENEKILETLDYYIKMDINRLSYNNIYTYEIQNQTVGILVAYSSNDVEKLDSPILEHINQKNIALDRFEKECFPDEFYIDTVSVSSSFQGRGIAKELFSFAEQRAKELNFKKLSLLVDFENPKAKALYEKLGFTDNDVLEVSGSQFSHMIKKL encoded by the coding sequence ATGATAAAACAAGCAAATAAAAACAATATAGAAAATATTTCAACTCTTATTCATGATGCAATTCACGATATAGCAATTACTTTAACTGGTGAAAATGAAAATGAAAAGATATTAGAAACTTTAGATTACTATATAAAAATGGATATAAATAGACTTAGTTATAACAATATTTATACTTATGAAATACAAAATCAAACTGTTGGAATTTTGGTTGCATATAGTTCAAATGATGTTGAAAAATTAGATTCTCCAATTTTAGAACATATAAATCAAAAGAATATAGCTTTGGATCGTTTTGAAAAAGAGTGTTTTCCTGATGAATTTTATATAGATACTGTAAGTGTTAGTTCTTCATTTCAAGGAAGAGGAATAGCAAAAGAACTTTTCTCGTTTGCAGAACAAAGAGCAAAAGAGTTAAACTTTAAAAAACTTTCACTTTTGGTTGATTTTGAAAATCCAAAAGCAAAAGCTCTATATGAGAAACTAGGTTTTACAGATAATGATGTTTTAGAAGTATCAGGAAGCCAATTTTCTCATATGATTAAAAAACTATAA
- a CDS encoding DUF234 domain-containing protein — translation MIIINKTIKEQFILFCKKNNFSDMKKAVEYFTIFGGLDIDIDTNKDILELIEKHILNNYISIKSDINYLVGAYSIDSAILSGIALGDRKETNAFKRAFVSFEEGSKSVESLYNKGIIDIDSSVNYILKKRNDSKISRKLLFTNPFIRFWFAFVSPIYKGIKDGNYEEFKTKFKNREADFSDFIFEELALSYVKNCFIEEKIKDHGQYWNEKVSIPIIARTQSELLIAGIVKNTNNKIKKSDLNKFIEDCKEEDINPDIIVIFSKNGFSSEVKALKNNSLKLFDIKSLKALLLKF, via the coding sequence ATGATAATAATAAATAAAACAATAAAAGAACAATTTATACTATTTTGTAAAAAAAACAATTTTAGTGATATGAAAAAAGCTGTTGAGTATTTTACAATATTTGGTGGATTAGATATTGATATTGATACAAATAAAGATATTTTAGAATTAATAGAAAAACACATTTTAAATAATTATATATCTATAAAAAGTGATATAAATTATTTAGTAGGTGCTTATAGTATTGATAGTGCTATTTTATCTGGTATTGCTTTAGGAGATAGAAAAGAGACAAATGCTTTTAAAAGAGCTTTTGTAAGTTTTGAAGAGGGTTCTAAAAGTGTAGAATCACTATATAATAAGGGTATTATTGATATTGATTCATCTGTAAACTATATTTTAAAAAAAAGAAATGATTCTAAAATATCAAGAAAACTACTATTTACAAATCCATTTATAAGATTTTGGTTTGCCTTTGTTTCTCCTATTTATAAAGGGATTAAAGATGGAAATTATGAAGAGTTTAAAACAAAATTTAAAAATAGAGAAGCTGATTTTAGTGATTTTATTTTTGAAGAGTTAGCTTTATCTTATGTAAAAAATTGTTTTATAGAAGAAAAAATAAAAGATCATGGTCAATATTGGAATGAAAAAGTAAGTATTCCTATTATTGCAAGAACTCAATCAGAACTTTTAATAGCTGGTATAGTAAAAAATACAAATAATAAAATAAAAAAGAGTGATTTAAATAAGTTTATAGAAGATTGTAAAGAAGAAGATATAAATCCAGATATTATAGTTATATTTTCTAAAAATGGTTTTTCAAGTGAAGTAAAAGCTTTAAAAAACAACTCTTTAAAGCTTTTTGATATAAAAAGTTTAAAAGCTTTATTACTTAAATTCTAG
- the uvrA gene encoding excinuclease ABC subunit UvrA, whose protein sequence is MSDIIKIFNAKENNLKNINLEIPKNKLVVFTGLSGSGKSTLAFDTLYAEGQRRYIESLSSYARQFLDKVGKPDVERIEGLTPAIAIDQKTTSKNPRSTVGTITEVYDYFRLLFSRVGAQHCHKCSKPISKMSASDIIDQVLSLPKESKLIILAPLINRKKGSFADLLESLRTKGYVRAMIDGVMVRLDEDIELEKTKMHTIKVIIDRVVVNDDNNERIAQDVEKGLKESFGELEVEIINHEELGIEKSIHYSEHMACFDCKISFEPLEPISFSFNSPKGACSSCDGLGIRYALDMKKIIDEDLTIEDGAIKIIYGFNKGYYFKMLIAFCESQKIDIKKPFRDLDEHHQKAILHGTIDEFEFFWKRHKLKRKWDGIIKLAYDMIKDEKEISEYMTEKRCDDCNGNRLKPSSQSVYVANKTIQDILNVPIEEAHSFFQDDKNFTYLSEQNKMIAAPILKEIKERVFFLYDVGLGYITLGRDARTISGGEAQRIRIASQIGSGLTGVMYVLDEPSIGLHERDTSKLIKTLRALQEKGNSVIVVEHDKETINAADFIVDIGPNAGKFGGEVVFAGTLKELKKAKTLTALYMNDKKKVDYPHNRPQEEFIEIKNVNINNIKNLDVKIPLKNLVSITGVSGSGKSSLILQTLLPVAQELLNRARKVKKVDGVEIEGLEKLDKVIYLDQSPIGRTPRSNPATYTGLMDEIRDLFSKTKEASLRGYKIGRFSFNVKGGRCEKCQGEGEIKIEMHFLPDIMVKCDTCFGHRYNAQTLEILYRGKNISDVLNMSVDEALEFFAKVPKLYAKLKTLSDVGLGYITLGQNAITLSGGEAQRIKLSKELSKKDTGKTLYVLDEPTTGLHFADVDRLTKVLHHLVELGNSVLVIEHNLDVIKNSDYIIDIGPEGGDKGGKVVDMGTVEELVNNHKKSGSYTGYYLNKELKG, encoded by the coding sequence ATGAGTGACATAATAAAAATATTTAATGCAAAAGAGAATAATCTAAAAAATATAAATCTAGAAATACCAAAAAACAAACTTGTAGTTTTTACAGGACTTAGTGGAAGTGGGAAATCAACACTTGCTTTTGATACACTTTATGCAGAAGGTCAAAGAAGATATATAGAATCTTTATCTTCATATGCTAGACAATTTTTAGATAAAGTTGGTAAACCAGATGTTGAAAGAATTGAGGGTTTAACACCTGCAATCGCAATAGATCAAAAAACAACTTCAAAAAACCCTCGTTCTACTGTTGGAACAATTACAGAAGTTTATGACTATTTTAGACTTCTATTTTCTAGAGTTGGAGCTCAACATTGTCATAAATGCTCAAAACCAATTTCAAAAATGAGTGCAAGTGATATTATTGATCAGGTATTATCTTTGCCTAAAGAGTCAAAACTTATTATTTTAGCACCATTAATAAATAGAAAAAAAGGTAGCTTTGCTGATTTACTTGAATCTCTTAGAACTAAGGGGTATGTAAGAGCAATGATTGATGGAGTTATGGTAAGACTTGATGAAGATATCGAGCTAGAAAAAACAAAAATGCACACAATTAAAGTAATTATCGATAGAGTTGTTGTAAATGATGATAATAATGAAAGAATTGCACAAGATGTTGAAAAAGGTTTAAAAGAGAGTTTTGGAGAGCTTGAAGTTGAGATTATAAACCATGAAGAGTTAGGTATTGAAAAAAGTATTCATTATTCTGAGCATATGGCTTGTTTTGATTGTAAAATCTCATTTGAACCACTTGAGCCAATATCTTTTTCATTTAACTCACCAAAAGGTGCTTGTAGCTCTTGTGATGGTCTTGGAATAAGATATGCACTTGATATGAAAAAAATAATAGATGAAGATTTAACAATAGAAGATGGTGCAATAAAAATTATATATGGATTTAATAAAGGTTACTATTTTAAAATGCTTATTGCTTTTTGTGAAAGCCAAAAAATTGATATTAAAAAACCATTTAGAGATTTAGATGAGCATCATCAAAAAGCAATTTTACATGGAACTATTGATGAGTTTGAGTTTTTTTGGAAAAGACATAAACTTAAAAGAAAATGGGATGGAATTATCAAATTAGCTTACGATATGATAAAAGATGAAAAAGAAATTTCTGAATATATGACTGAAAAGAGATGTGATGATTGTAATGGAAATAGATTAAAACCATCAAGTCAATCTGTTTATGTTGCGAATAAAACAATTCAAGATATTTTAAATGTACCAATAGAAGAAGCTCATAGCTTTTTTCAAGATGATAAAAACTTTACTTATTTAAGTGAACAAAATAAAATGATTGCAGCTCCTATTTTAAAAGAGATAAAAGAGAGAGTTTTCTTTTTATACGATGTTGGGCTTGGTTATATAACTTTAGGAAGAGATGCAAGAACAATAAGTGGTGGAGAAGCACAAAGAATTAGAATTGCTTCTCAAATAGGAAGTGGTTTAACAGGTGTTATGTATGTTCTTGATGAACCATCTATTGGTCTTCATGAAAGAGATACTAGTAAATTAATTAAAACATTAAGAGCTTTACAAGAAAAAGGCAATAGTGTTATTGTTGTTGAACATGATAAAGAGACTATAAATGCTGCTGATTTTATCGTTGATATTGGTCCAAACGCTGGAAAATTTGGTGGAGAAGTTGTATTTGCTGGAACATTGAAAGAGTTAAAAAAAGCAAAAACACTAACTGCTTTATATATGAATGATAAGAAAAAAGTAGATTATCCACATAATAGACCACAAGAAGAGTTCATAGAGATTAAAAATGTAAATATAAATAATATAAAAAATCTTGATGTAAAAATCCCTCTTAAAAACCTTGTAAGTATAACAGGAGTTAGTGGAAGTGGAAAGTCATCACTAATATTGCAAACCCTACTTCCTGTTGCTCAAGAGCTTTTAAATCGTGCTAGAAAAGTAAAAAAAGTAGATGGTGTTGAAATAGAAGGTCTAGAAAAGCTTGATAAAGTTATATATCTTGATCAAAGCCCAATAGGAAGAACTCCAAGAAGTAATCCAGCAACTTATACAGGTCTTATGGATGAGATAAGAGATCTATTTTCAAAAACAAAAGAAGCAAGTCTTAGAGGTTATAAAATAGGAAGATTTTCTTTTAATGTTAAAGGTGGAAGATGTGAAAAATGTCAAGGAGAAGGTGAAATCAAAATTGAAATGCACTTTTTACCAGACATAATGGTTAAGTGTGATACTTGCTTTGGACATAGATATAATGCTCAAACTCTAGAGATATTATATAGAGGAAAAAATATATCTGATGTTTTAAATATGAGTGTTGATGAAGCTTTAGAATTTTTTGCAAAAGTTCCAAAACTATATGCAAAATTGAAAACATTGAGTGATGTTGGACTTGGATATATTACTTTAGGTCAAAATGCTATTACTTTAAGTGGTGGAGAAGCTCAAAGAATAAAATTAAGTAAAGAGTTAAGTAAAAAAGATACAGGAAAAACTCTTTATGTTTTAGATGAGCCAACAACAGGTCTTCATTTTGCAGATGTTGATAGACTTACAAAAGTTCTTCATCATTTAGTTGAACTAGGAAACTCTGTACTTGTAATTGAACATAATCTTGATGTTATAAAAAATTCAGATTATATTATTGATATTGGTCCAGAAGGTGGAGATAAAGGTGGAAAAGTTGTAGATATGGGTACAGTTGAAGAACTTGTAAATAATCATAAAAAATCTGGTTCATATACTGGATATTATTTAAATAAAGAGCTAAAAGGATAA
- a CDS encoding methyl-accepting chemotaxis protein, with protein MFNYLSKKELELIDKYFEQYIEFTQYKQNSFRYIEKTGNKKLDKLFNRWNTKIKETDNSIKQDIKLIGELVLTTDKLSQGIFMCRIKSTTNNPMISTLANTINQMLDSLEKNMEQLESTLKSYANDDFRINIKIDEILKSRMLSVMQSINHLGISLNNNAKENLKNGDSLKEKTTNMNKLMNSLAKEANIQASSLEEISASVEDITSIARNNVKSALQMVELGKDVKNSVLNGQDLAQKTVYSMEEIDNKVKAINSAITIIDQISFQTNILSLNAAVEAATAGEAGKGFAVVAQEVRNLANKSADAAKEIKTLVEDANIKASEGKNISETMIEDYNKLNNIISETIKIIEDVNKTSQEQVLGMEQINSNISLLDKTTQENAEKSNLTLKFTKEIEKLSNSLVESANNKKFI; from the coding sequence ATGTTTAATTATCTTAGTAAAAAAGAGTTAGAATTAATTGACAAATATTTCGAGCAGTATATCGAATTTACACAATATAAACAAAATAGTTTTAGGTATATTGAGAAAACAGGAAATAAAAAATTAGATAAATTATTTAATAGATGGAACACAAAAATAAAAGAGACTGATAACTCTATAAAACAAGATATAAAACTAATTGGTGAGCTAGTTTTAACAACAGATAAGTTAAGTCAAGGAATTTTTATGTGTAGAATTAAATCAACTACAAATAATCCTATGATTTCTACTTTGGCAAATACTATAAATCAAATGCTTGATTCTTTAGAAAAAAATATGGAACAACTAGAATCAACATTAAAATCTTATGCAAATGATGATTTTAGAATAAATATAAAAATAGATGAAATATTAAAATCTAGAATGCTTTCTGTTATGCAGAGTATAAATCATCTAGGTATTTCTTTAAATAACAATGCAAAAGAGAATTTAAAAAATGGAGATAGTTTAAAAGAAAAAACAACTAATATGAATAAACTTATGAATTCTTTAGCAAAAGAAGCAAATATTCAAGCTAGTTCTTTGGAAGAGATTTCAGCTTCTGTTGAAGATATAACTTCAATAGCAAGAAACAATGTTAAAAGTGCTTTACAAATGGTAGAACTTGGAAAAGATGTAAAAAACTCTGTTTTAAATGGTCAAGATTTAGCACAAAAAACTGTATATTCTATGGAAGAGATAGATAATAAAGTAAAAGCTATAAATAGTGCAATAACTATTATTGATCAAATATCATTTCAGACAAATATTCTAAGCCTAAATGCAGCTGTTGAAGCTGCAACAGCGGGAGAAGCTGGAAAAGGATTTGCAGTTGTAGCACAAGAAGTAAGAAATCTTGCAAATAAAAGTGCAGATGCTGCAAAAGAGATAAAAACATTGGTAGAAGATGCAAATATAAAAGCAAGTGAAGGTAAAAATATATCAGAAACTATGATTGAAGATTATAATAAACTGAACAATATAATATCTGAAACTATAAAAATAATTGAAGATGTAAACAAAACTTCACAAGAACAAGTTTTAGGAATGGAACAAATAAATAGCAATATCTCTCTTTTAGATAAGACCACTCAGGAAAATGCAGAGAAATCAAATTTAACTTTGAAGTTTACAAAAGAGATAGAAAAATTGTCTAACAGTCTTGTAGAGAGTGCTAATAACAAAAAGTTTATTTAA
- a CDS encoding PAS domain-containing protein, which yields MRKETILEENTFLVSETDEKGIIKFANSDFCTIAEYSLNELIGKPHNIVRDKDMPKVAFKSLWDTVQKDEIWTGYVKNATKSGGFYWVFATVYPFISCDGSKGYLSCRRKASKEEIKQYEKIYAKLLSEE from the coding sequence ATGAGAAAAGAGACTATTTTAGAAGAAAATACTTTCTTGGTAAGTGAAACTGATGAGAAAGGTATAATTAAGTTCGCAAACAGCGATTTTTGCACCATTGCAGAGTATTCTTTAAATGAACTAATAGGTAAACCACATAATATTGTAAGAGATAAAGATATGCCAAAAGTAGCTTTCAAATCTTTATGGGATACAGTTCAAAAAGATGAAATTTGGACAGGATATGTAAAAAATGCAACAAAATCTGGTGGATTTTATTGGGTTTTTGCAACTGTTTATCCTTTTATCTCTTGTGATGGTTCTAAAGGCTATCTTTCTTGTAGAAGAAAAGCTTCAAAAGAAGAGATTAAGCAATATGAAAAAATTTATGCAAAACTTTTATCAGAAGAATAA
- a CDS encoding helix-turn-helix domain-containing protein — translation MREIDFSDEMLIEFYSSISKNIKRIRKEKKISQLKLANAIGHQNATFFGKAELLADNKHFNLEHIYKISSVLEVDINEFFK, via the coding sequence ATGAGAGAAATCGATTTTTCAGATGAAATGTTAATAGAATTTTATAGTTCTATTAGCAAAAATATAAAAAGAATAAGAAAGGAGAAAAAGATATCACAACTAAAACTAGCAAATGCAATTGGACACCAAAATGCTACATTTTTTGGGAAAGCTGAATTATTAGCAGATAATAAACATTTTAATTTAGAGCATATATATAAAATATCTTCAGTTTTAGAAGTTGATATTAATGAATTCTTCAAATAA
- a CDS encoding C39 family peptidase yields MAQILISLFILQISLFAEFKVKSFLEIKYNDVVKQTYEESCGASALATLFNLYGFSIDEKELIDKLETTDLVTFNDLQKLALDFEFNSKGYKISKEIFDDITVPVIARIVRKMDYPHFVVVYNLDKNSVIILDPNAGKFIISKKEFYSYWIDKESNFILVALPKDKRKEFKELDSFLVKYLF; encoded by the coding sequence ATGGCACAAATTTTAATTTCTTTATTTATTTTACAAATAAGTTTATTTGCTGAATTTAAGGTAAAATCTTTTTTAGAGATAAAGTATAATGATGTTGTGAAACAGACTTATGAGGAAAGTTGTGGAGCTTCTGCACTTGCAACTTTATTTAATTTATATGGGTTTAGTATAGATGAAAAAGAGCTTATTGATAAACTAGAAACTACAGATTTGGTTACATTTAATGATTTACAAAAATTAGCTTTAGATTTTGAGTTTAATTCTAAAGGATATAAAATCTCAAAAGAGATTTTTGATGATATAACTGTACCAGTTATTGCTAGAATTGTAAGGAAAATGGATTATCCCCATTTTGTAGTAGTTTACAATTTAGATAAGAATTCTGTGATAATTTTAGATCCAAATGCAGGTAAATTTATAATATCAAAAAAAGAGTTTTATTCATATTGGATAGATAAAGAATCAAATTTTATATTAGTAGCTTTACCAAAAGATAAGAGAAAAGAGTTTAAGGAATTGGATAGTTTTTTAGTTAAATATCTTTTCTAA